The sequence below is a genomic window from Aspergillus nidulans FGSC A4 chromosome V.
ACTAAGAAGCCTTACTGTCTATCAAGGCCAGCAGGCATATTTCATTCCTTCTGGTTCATACTCTCACAACCACTTCTCTCAGTTCGACTTCTGGCCCATCATGCACTGAGTGGAGACTGTACCGTTCAATAACTGCTATCAAGGTCAATTTGAACAAAGTATCCGCCAAATGCTTCCCAAGGCATCGTCCACTCGCCGCCCCAACACCAAACCGCATGAATCCGTATCGGGACTTTGAAGGTGGGATATCCCGAAACCGCTCGGGGCGATAAGTATCGCCGTCTTTGCCCCAGGTAGCTCGATCCGCGTTCAGACGTTTGGCGTCTATAACGACAGGGCATCTTGCGGGAACACGATACCCTCCGATCTCTTTGGGGACCGCTGTACATTCAGGAAGGGAGAATGCTGCAAAGTCGCAATCTTATTAGAGGGCTGCAAGATTATTTGTTGGTAAAGGGGAAATAAGGAAGAAACTGACCGAAAGCCGGCGACAAGCGCATGGCCTCCATCACGGCGAAGTTCATAAGTGTATCCTGTTTCGAGAGATATTTTCCGGTCTCGGTATTAATATCGATGTCACTATCGGTGTCTGGGGTGTGAGTGCGAGTCTGGATATGCGTCTCAATCTCCGCTCGaagcttctgctggaaagCTGTATTGACAGCTAGATGCTCGAACAGAGTGCCGAGGACTGCGGAGCTGACGTCGACGTTGGCGAAGAGAATTTCATCTAAAGTGTGTAGGAACTGGATGTATCAACGCGTCAACCGTATATCGAGGATAGGGTATTTCCTTTGGGTGGGCCGTACGCACCTCCTCGAGTTTCAGATCACCcttttcaacaccatgatATATCCGCTCGGCAGGGCATGCCTTCGAGGCCCCCCGAGCAGACTGAATTATACCAAGATTGAATTCCATCCATCTAGACCGGAATTCTTCCATTCGTTTGGCGGCTGCACGGTCAAACCAACAGCCTAGCCTTGTCGCCAGACGTTTGTTGGCGATCACGTCATGCAGGATGACTTCGTGGAGGACATTTAGGTCCAATAAGGCAGAGAAAAGCTATTGACGGTCAGGTCAGCTATCAGCCCATGGCCCATAAAAACAAAGATGATCTTAAATCGAAGGAGGTAGGATGTGTGAGCTACCTTATCATCGAAAATCTCCCCATACACAAACTCCGCCGCAAGCCGGAGCGGCAAAAAACGACAGGGCTTCTTGATCTCCAGGGCGAACCCTTTTCCCGTTCCTGTTCCTTGCAATGGCAGATCATCAAGCCACCGGTCGATGCTTGCGCTCAGCTCTGGGATCGCTTGCCGCGCTGATTGAAACGAGAACGCGGGGTCGAAGTAGCGACGGATCATTGaccatctttctcctgctAATGCGCCGACCGCATGGCCGAGGAGGCTGCAGGCTGCGTCTTAGTGTTCACAGCAAGCTAGTTATTGTAGATGCGGAAGGGAAGGGAGCGATTTACCCGCTAAAGTAATTTCCCATATTCAGATACAGTGGCTTAGGATGATCTGCAACTCCCGTATCAGTACCCCATCCAACCTCAGGGACCTGGCTGGGGTTCAGGGTGCCAGGGAGGCATACGCTTAGTATCACCCTTGTAGAAGTCATAAATGTGCTCTGGCTTGGTCACCACCAGCTCTCTTGCTCGACCATTGCGGATGATAAACGGCTCGTCTCCAGCGAgagccttgccctgatcGGAGAGCTGCTTGCTGATGACCATTTCTTAGCTAGATCCCGCCCATGCGCTGCGAGATATCGACCGCGATATACAACAGATTCTTACCTGAAAGCGAACTTCGCCACGCGGGCGTCTCCATGAAGCTCGCAGATTTGCCTGCCGTATTGGTTGGTGATTCTGTTCG
It includes:
- a CDS encoding protein apdB (transcript_id=CADANIAT00002882), with protein sequence MGFVNTLTQASDQENQRLRASPQVFKLFVLILFVLLVLKIRRHRANRITNQYGRQICELHGDARVAKFAFSKQLSDQGKALAGDEPFIIRNGRARELVVTKPEHIYDFYKGDTKPCSLLGHAVGALAGERWSMIRRYFDPAFSFQSARQAIPELSASIDRWLDDLPLQGTGTGKGFALEIKKPCRFLPLRLAAEFVYGEIFDDKLFSALLDLNVLHEVILHDVIANKRLATRLGCWFDRAAAKRMEEFRSRWMEFNLGIIQSARGASKACPAERIYHGVEKGDLKLEEFLHTLDEILFANVDVSSAVLGTLFEHLAVNTAFQQKLRAEIETHIQTRTHTPDTDSDIDINTETGKYLSKQDTLMNFAVMEAMRLSPAFDCDFAAFSLPECTAVPKEIGGYRVPARCPVVIDAKRLNADRATWGKDGDTYRPERFRDIPPSKSRYGFMRFGVGAASGRCLGKHLADTLFKLTLIAVIERYSLHSVHDGPEVELREVVVRV